The following nucleotide sequence is from Salvia miltiorrhiza cultivar Shanhuang (shh) chromosome 7, IMPLAD_Smil_shh, whole genome shotgun sequence.
CATCAACAATATTTCGCTCGAATTCACCCACCACCCTTTTTCCATTGAGAGCGTCCGTGAGGTCTTGGTTATCGTTGCCATTCGAATTCCCAGCCCCTCCAGCATGGTAGTAGTActgcctgctgctgctgctgctgctgtcaccTCTTTTCCCGCAAAGATTAGCTTTCCATCCCTATTCCGGAGCAAAATAACTGATGCCAATAGCGGACAGAGAGATAACATGGATGTCCGTATCAAGCTTAAACTAGCCTGGGGGTGGTGGAGCCCATTCCTTCTTGTTGGTCACCTCCGTCTGTACCTCTCTTTTACGTGGTTGTTTCTCGGTGTCTGAGTTTTACTCCAAGCATTAGCCACAAGGTCCAGGATCGCCTTCTCATCCCACTGCTTATCCTCATGGACCACCTCATTTTGTTAGCACCAGATGTGCCAAGCCATCATCCCAATCAACTGATTAACCTCCCGCGGATACTTTCCCAATCAGTACATAACAAGCTACAAAGAGATCCAAACATACTAACCTCCTGTAAACGGACCGCACACACCTTCCACACATGTTGTACCACTCTGCATTGAAGGGAGAGGTGGGTATGATTTTCTGCATCTTCCCCAAACAAGCGACAAATGGGATCCAGTGCGATGCCCCTTCTTGCCAGATTAGTCAGGGCTGGCAGCTCCTCATGGAAAGCCTGCCATAGGAATCTGCGATCTTCAGGAGAAGATTCAGTTTCTACAGCAGATTCACCATGAATTCACTTCTGTTTTCCCTAAAGAATATGATGGTGTCGTCAGCGAAGAGATGAGTGATCGGCGGTGCGCTTCTCGCCATTCGAACGCCATGCACCCTTCCCTCCACCTCGGCTTGCTCGATCATGCGAGAGAAAACGTTCGCACAAAGGAGGAACATATAGGGTGAGATAGGATCTCCCTGCTGTAGCCCTCTTTCGAGCAAACTCGTCAGACGGCCTCCCATTAACCACAACCGAGTATGTCACTGAGCGAACCAGACCATGACTTTGTTGATCCACCTAGTCGAGAAACCTATCCTCTTTATGACTTAGGAGATCTCATTCCACACGGTTGTAAGCTTTGCTAAGATCCTGTTTCAGCGCTATAAAACTATGTTTCCCATTGTCTTTTGTTCATCGAGTGGAAAATGTCTACTGGTGCTATATTTGACCTGCAATTCACGTGAATGATCATTTGTTCTACAGAGTAAATTTGAGTTTTATTCCACACTTTAATAATTAAACATTATAATGGCTTTCTGAATCTGAATCACTGTAGATATCTATTGCAGAGGCTATAGCCAGGTAAAGGAAACCAAACTGTTCCGACTTTTGGGTTGATTAGCCTAGTCTTTTGAATTTGCCATTTAGCCAGTGCTAATTTGGCAAACTCTTTGATCTGATCATTACACATCATCGAAATCTTACCACCGCCATCCCCTATACTTCCCTCACCCTTCTGATACCGCCACCATCACTTCCTCATATCAGTGACCTCCCAACAACTCTATCTCTCCGCCACTGAAGGTAACTTCTAGCTGTAAGACAAGAGAGACAAAAATCCATGGAAATATGGGCATCACATAATGTATGCAGTCACGAAATTTTGACTGGGATTACAAATTGGCCTAATTTTCACTCAATAGATCATCTTATTGTTAAATTGACAATTTCCATGTATTTTTGGCTAGAATACGAACAAGTtacaaaattttgtttttctcaGCAATTATTCCTATTGCAAACATTGGTACCAGCTGCTGGTTTAATTGTTTTCTCTTCATTTTTAATGAGGAACTTTTACATCTTTATTTTGTTCGTTCTTTCTTTAAATCTTTTGGTTCATTGCATGAACAAATCCCATTGTAAATGCATGTCGACTTTTATTTTAGTGTCATATGTGGGAATGGATATCAAAGATGGTGCTCATATTGCAGCTTCGAGTTTCTGAGTCGAACTTTGTCtggaatttcattttcataaggcCATAGATTATTCTTATTAGATGCTTTTTCCTTTCTCTCTTctaaatttactttttaattgGAAGTGGATATTGAATGGAAATCATCATTTTCCATACTACGCACATTAATTTTCTCATTTCAAATATTCCTATTCACTTCTGATGCAtaaaaagtttcaattcattCTTCAGTTTCAAAGTTGTAACCTTTGTAATTGACCATCTCAGGATTATAAGGATTTCTCCTTTTGCAAATCGATTGTCATTTGATGCTCCGCCAGCTGTACAACGACTTAGATGCTTGGCAAATTATCAAGCTCTAAGGTTTTCAGACCCGATATCAAGTTTGGGTGAAACTTTGGTTGCAAGGATGAAAAAGCTCAGTGCAAATAATAGTGGCAAATATATCTCTGTGCATCTTCGCTTTGAGGAGGTTAGTTAGGATGTGAAGGCAATTTCATTAACCTGAGATGATGggataaatattttcatagcTGATCACCTTCTTCTGTAGGACATGGTTGCATTTTCTTGTTGTGTATATGATGGTGGAGACAAAGAAAAACTAGACATGGATGCTGCTAGGGAAAGAGGTTGGAAGGGAAAATTTACTAAACGTGGAAAAGTCATTCGGCCTGGAGCCATCAGATTAAATGGGAAATGTCCATTAACACCTTTAGAGGTACTATATTATATAAAGCTGTATGTTCTGAATTCTCActtttcatcttttttcttCATGCGAGTTTGTTAAAGTCGTCACTTTTTTTGGTTCTCTAGAATATGATACTTTTGTTTCAATCATTTAAATAAACCACTTGTTTTTCTCCTCTCTTCCTCTTTCATGGGGCCTTCTCTCGTCATGAAAATGTTCATACACTTTATGTTTTATCGTAGAGGTTAAATAGCCTAGAAGTATAGCACAGTGTGGTGATTCAAGATTCATCTGTTGTTGAACATCATGGACTTAATAGACAGTGTGCAGTGTACTGTGATTTCGTGATCTGTATTGTAACTGATGTGCAGTTGGAAAAttctgaaaaaaaatataaggatTAAATTTGATCCTTGTCTTCGATGTTCTAAGATCTGCTTttggatttttcttttttagaaacTTACTTCTGCATTTCTGagtgaaaaacaaaattaatgaGTGTTGCATAATTTTGTAACACCTTATATTGTTATCTCCTACTGATGTTTTATTGATCAGGTAGGTTTGATGCTCAGGGGAATGGGCTTCGACAAAAGTACATCAATCTATTTGGCATCTGGAAAGATATATGACTCTGAGAGGTACATGGCCCCATTATTGGAAATGTTTCCGTTACTACAAACAAAAGAGATGTTGGCATCTGCTGAGGAACTGGCTCCATTCCAGGTGTGAAGAAGAACTACTTTTCTATataatttctttcttttgatcTGTTGTGATGTTCCCATTCTTGTTCACATTCTGTTATGCGTTTTGACTCCATTACTTATTTCCAGAATTACTCATCCAGAATGGCTGCCATAGACTACACTGTTTGTCTTCATAGTGAAGTTTTTGTAACAACTCAAGGTGGAAATTTCCCTCAGTTTCTTTTGGGGCACAGAAGATATTTGTATGGTGGTCACTCCAGGACAATTAGGCCAGACAAGCGGAAGTTAGCATTATTATTTGATAATCTAAATAACGGGTAATGCATTTTTCTTCTCAATTTGTTGTTCAATTGTTTGCAACATGTGGAGGGTTAGTGCTGGTTGTGCTTcatcaattaattttaaattttatactgTTTCAACTTTTAATAGTGAAATCTTAAGGGATCCATAAACGAGTTATGAATTGGTTTCACACTTTCCCTAggattagaatttattttctagGAAATTCGTTGCACAGACAAATGAAACCGAGTTTACATTAGCTGCACCTGTAAGCTTACTGCCATTGTTTACTTGTCTGCAGTCTCCATTGACGACTTAAGTTTGTGCTTATGGTTTTTGTCTTGTTCTGTTTACATTCTTTCTGCTGTAAAGATCAAGGGTAAATGCCAATAGTTTTATCACAGATGAGAAGAGTTCCTCTTACCTTTCATTATTTTGTCTACTTAATCGTCTCCATTGATTATGATGCTCTCTCTTAAGCATGTCCAAGATAACTCAACATTTCTCTTGGATGGTTTCCCCAGGTGGAAAAGCTTCAAGCGTCAAATGCTAAATATCCGAAGTCATAGTGACTCGAAAGGTATTGAGCTCAAAAGACCAAATGACTCGATATATTCAGTTCCTTGTCCAGATTGCATGTGCAAAGTGAACAAGACCGAGGATTCAAGATCATCATCTGCAACGTAAAGGGGTCCTCCCGTTCCCTTTAAGTTGTGTGCACATGTGGCTGCTAACCCGAGATCTCGATTCTGATTCTTTGATTTTTTAGCTCTCCCTCAGGGAGAGGGCGCCACTCTGCTTGTGGATAGTGATTTGTAGGAAGAATATGATTATTAGCAGGGTATTCATCTGCATCTTTTTGTGTACGATGCAAAGAGTAGGTATAACCGTATAACTTACCGGAATAGCATGAAAAATCGCCCTACGTCAAATTCTTCAGCTTAGCTACTGCGTCATCTGACTCAATTGTGAATCAATCGACTCAAGAAGCTCCGACAAAAGATTGTTTGTGGAAGAAGCTCGGACATGTCACTCACGTCCTTGTTTGTATTGTACATTAGTGGTTTCAGCTGTACAACACCCTAGAGCAGGATCGAAATTATACATTATCAAATTCTTTTAAAAGTGTTGTAAAATACATTGCATTTCATCCCTCCCTTGAGATATGTTCTCCATGTATCAATGcaggaaaaaggaaaaagaaacagTTGATTGCATGTGTTGTAAGAAAGTTGTGCAGTGGTTTTGATACTGTTGTGCAGTGTCTGGTTTCAGTTAATGTGTCGCTTTCTTGCTTCAGATTCTGTCCAGATTTTGTGGTCGGGAAACTGCCGGTAAAAGACAAGATTTGGTTGGTTCTGTATTGGCTAAATTACATGAGTTTTCAACTTGAAATATTACTGCAAAAACCAAAGTTACACATAAACATGTTTTCTCACTGCCTCAGTTTTTTGTCGGAAGAAACTCAAAAAACTGATTAGGAACTAATTTAGTTGAAACATAAACATGGTCCATCTCTTTCTTAGTGGAACTCAAACCATTGGCACTCACTGGAAAGAGCTCAAGAGTTGGATTTTCTTCGAAATCATCCAGGTTGCAGATGTTGAGTGGGTAGCCATTTTCTTCTTGGCTTGGAATTTTCTGATGAATAATTTTTGTGTTGGGAGAGATGCTTGAAGATGACAAGTCCAATGCTACTCTGTCTCTGCTATTTGCTGTTTCACTCTGTTGCTGCAATTTCAATTCTGCCCAACTCTCTCTTTTACATTCTTCCACCTCTCCTCCGTAGTACTGCaaaacaatataaaaaaaataaaatacctCGACTAGCAATGTATAGACCTATCACTATCAAGAACATGCATGGTATTGTAGCTtcaatttgaataaaatattctAGTATATGAGTAAATAAAGATGCACTCTGTCCTAGAAGTTTGAATCTTTTGATGACAACAGCTCCAACAGAAAGCATGACAGGGCAGCTTTTGGGGCTCATTCTTTCTCCATCATACAAAAGGGTAGTATGATTTTGCATTCAACCTTGTGACCTTCATGCTACCATAATAACATGTCTCCTAAGTCAAACATTCTCGACTTTTGTGCACTAAATAATTTTGCAATATAGGACTACCTTTGAAGCTGTGCTGCAATTTGACATTCTACCCACTTTCTTAGGATGCTCCATTTCCGAGTATTTCCTGCTTAATTCTGCAAGCTCAAATCATGCTTTTGTCTTCAGAAAAtcttacttttattaaaacaatATACATATATCTATGTAAAAAGAATTTTACATACAATATGTCCATCTACTTATTGTATTACTTGTGTGGGGGTCTAGTAACGTTCAATTAATTAGTTTTCTATTTGGAATCTCGATTTTTGTAAACCTTAGCTAGTGTGCCATCAACATCATCAACATTAACACACCAACTGTTTTCAACGACGATAAAGTGTTAAACTATCTATTTTCGCAAACATGCATGCACTACAAAAATAAGGGTACCATATGATCTACATATACGTACctatataaattaaaagagCATTaattgtttacaaattttgttttgttttgtaaatattatatatttgatttaagGGCAATAGTATATTACACattttctatataaaaaaaaagtattaagGACATTAATTATGTTAAACTAAAATCATGCTAAATGAGATGTAGTTGGTTGCAAGTGAGAGTCCTAGCTACCAGTGCATCCAACTTGTTGCATTGTaacttaaaaatgaaataaaataaatttgtaaAGCAAATAAAAGGTGACCTGATTGTTTAGTGTGATTGTCTTTGGCAGCCAAGAGCTCTAGCTGTCGACGTTTCTTCTGTCTGTCTCTAGCTTTGTGATTTTGAAACCAATAAAACACATTTTTGCCTTCGATTTTTCCAAACCTTCGGAGCTTGGCAGCAATCTGCTGGATTTGTTCAGCAGATGGCGTTCGTGTTCCACGCCGATACATCTCTTCAAGCGCCTGCACTTGCTCCGGCGTCGGATTCCATCTCGAGCTCACCACCGCCGCCCCTCTATTATAATCACCTAATTAACACAAACATATTTTCATTTAGAGAGtattaacattaattaataagaaaaaagatgaagaaatgaaatgaaattactCCATGGTGATGAGGATGAGTTGATGAGTTTAGGGTTGTGAAGGGAGCAGAAAGTGTGGTTGAATGGGCGAGGCATAAGAGGCCGAAGCAGGCGGGGATGGGGATGTGTCGACGACATTATATTCTACTTTTTTGGAGAAATCAGGTTTAATTTCTAACTATATTGCGTGTGTGAATAATGGAGAAGGAGTGTTTGAGAGATAAGGACTAGACTGAGAAACAATTGCACAGATTGAAAAGTGAAAATGAAGGAGGAGAGAAGAGTTGTATGTAAAGGAAGAGAGGTTAGGACAAATTATAGATGCAACTTCAGTTGACTAAGCATACGACAtgccatatatatatgtgtgtgtgtcttCACATTCGGAACAGAAGAGAAGAGAGGAAGGTGAAAAGGACAAAAGGGAGCAGAGAAAGTTGGATGCATGATGTGAAATTCTGGGAGATTTTTTATGCTAAAAGCGACGTGACAATGATGAGCTTATGACGATTACTGTCTCATTCGGATAACAAAACCCaccccttttttttcttcttcttttttcaccATTTCCTAACAAAAATAGTCTCATAATTACCCAATTCAAGGATCAACTTTCTTCTACTTCTAATCTACGTTAATCATCTCCCATCCTTTTTATATTCCCTAATTCACTACGTGCTTATCTAAACCATTTCTTGGAattcaaaatgaaaataaaaataaaaaatctaaaccGTTTCTTAATAAACCATACCTATTTtgtcaaagaaataaaaataatttatcctCATACAGGCAAATTAAAATCAGAAACATGGTCAAGTTCACAACTTgcaattcatatatataaactcaGGTTGCTCCCATTTGAATCTATAACCCAATAATTATGTCCTTTTAACTTGTCCAAAGGTTTTTAGTAATCAATTAAATGCAAAATtgaaatcaattaaaaatatagtaatcTACATGCAAAAATGTTTTTAGTAGAATCATAATTTAGTTCAAGTTTGATAATCTATATATGGACTATTATCCCTATATATGATTACTCGCACCATGCATTGTGCAATCGATCTGTAGATATATACTATATGCTTTAACCTATTTGAGTGTGACTAAATTAATTACTAAGTAGTATATAGTTTATCTGCAggttaatttgatttaatttttatcttgagtgtgtgtgtgtgtgtgttgattTTATTGTAGTGGATTAATGCTCAACTAAACTCGTCAACACCACAATTTAGTTCTTTGTCTACCGAAGAAGTTGGGCGCTTTTAGTGCAGCAGTGTTTGGACCGTACATAATAGCTATTTAGTTAAAGAGTGATTTATAAACGGCACATCATATCATTATTGAGAAATTATATATGCTACCTAGCTAAGCATATAATATATTGCCCACcctttttaatattttgggCACACGTGCAACCACATTCTTTATTACAACCCTTTATTACTTACCCATTTCTGTAACGACTAACCATATCAAGTAGGAGattactatattattattagCTTCAATGTTGTCTGCTAGCTACTCTCTTTACTATCATTTCATCTCCTTAAACCATTTCATTCTTCTAATTAATTTCTTCAAAAAGGGAATATAATATACTAACTCAAATTATGAAGGAAAAACTAGCTACCCTCACTATACTTTACATTTGAAATTAATTCTGTATCCTCATGCACCTAGATATTATGATGATtgaacatatatattttattatgagCCCACATTAGTTAATCAACATCAAAGAAATTGATTTGGATACAGGAGGACGTACGaaatatatactaataaaaaCATTTCCCCCATAACTAGTTAAGAATCACTTTGGACGTCCATTGTTCTTTGCATGAATATGTTGTCAATAAAGaaacaatatataaatatatatggttGGATTTCGATAATAACGTGTCCTTAGATAGTACTATAGTACCAAAATTTGAACCACACATTTTATACGTGTAGCGCGCTAAAAACGCAACATGTGGCTGAGGGCATCCAAGGCCTTCCAATGCAATacatgcaagggtaaaatggggATAAAAAAGTGGCAAGAAATGTCAAAT
It contains:
- the LOC130995936 gene encoding protein ESMERALDA 1-like, with the translated sequence MHAYNRLPSSGQSSPQSPPSSPLSRSPRYRHRGSKSGRPPPKTLAQRLVWILLSFLLKRQGIFLFAPLLYISGMLFYMGTVSFDVVPVIKHRPPPGSIYRSPQLYAKLRPEMDSDNSSADAISTIWKHSYKVGEWRPCISKSFEGLPESNGFIFVEANGGLNQQRTSICNAVAVAGYLNATLVIPNFHYHSIWRDPSKFGDIYDEEFFIKTLENDVRIVGTIPGYIMERFDHNMSNVYNFRIKAWSSIKYYTDTVLPKLLEEKIIRISPFANRLSFDAPPAVQRLRCLANYQALRFSDPISSLGETLVARMKKLSANNSGKYISVHLRFEEDMVAFSCCVYDGGDKEKLDMDAARERGWKGKFTKRGKVIRPGAIRLNGKCPLTPLEVGLMLRGMGFDKSTSIYLASGKIYDSERYMAPLLEMFPLLQTKEMLASAEELAPFQNYSSRMAAIDYTVCLHSEVFVTTQGGNFPQFLLGHRRYLYGGHSRTIRPDKRKLALLFDNLNNGWKSFKRQMLNIRSHSDSKGIELKRPNDSIYSVPCPDCMCKVNKTEDSRSSSAT
- the LOC130995973 gene encoding WUSCHEL-related homeobox 6-like, encoding MSSTHPHPRLLRPLMPRPFNHTFCSLHNPKLINSSSSPWSDYNRGAAVVSSRWNPTPEQVQALEEMYRRGTRTPSAEQIQQIAAKLRRFGKIEGKNVFYWFQNHKARDRQKKRRQLELLAAKDNHTKQSELSRKYSEMEHPKKVGRMSNCSTASKYYGGEVEECKRESWAELKLQQQSETANSRDRVALDLSSSSISPNTKIIHQKIPSQEENGYPLNICNLDDFEENPTLELFPVSANGLSSTKKEMDHVYVSTKLVPNQFFEFLPTKN